Proteins found in one Oncorhynchus tshawytscha isolate Ot180627B linkage group LG25, Otsh_v2.0, whole genome shotgun sequence genomic segment:
- the ptcd1 gene encoding pentatricopeptide repeat-containing protein 1, mitochondrial: MLQCVSRSCLRNGRSIVDYVVRYGSTQTARGLSSMGSGSTVRAPRSWSVHPVTDINRRAFTGSVSVSSRRTRDVQESPTAPARMGRAGSDLGVEDFGSLSADFSSRRAFRKTTPELQDMLYREERQAAGQEEEREPEVFRSRTGRRNTQYWYFLQCKRLIKENKLSEALSMFQREMLEGERLPPEEYNYTVLIGGCGRAGHLKHAFKLYNDMKKRGLVPSDATYTALFNACAESPRKQAGLQQAIHLEQELRRKNHPLSDITYHALLKTHALTNHLRACLHTLRDMLQAGHAVTQETFHFLLMGCVRDRDTGFRQALQVYRQMLRMGIRPDVQNYNLLLRAARDCGIGNPAVASALLLTSDCGQEGQAVKVRGQGSAPLDVDALESQLFTQHPDNDLSHHNNDATHCSNDPSNHSNDPSNILSHHSDLDSSVVAPITTQLVMVRKGGEQEAPIGSLPSLSGTSSHPPNLLDLSVGRAKEGGVVSLGVVSGMFDRLALMGGAQGFLDKMATAGLCPDIRTLTLLADTMEPGIQSLHSLLAVAKQHGVKLDAAFYNSVIRRAARAGDLQEAKAVMCAMQERRVRADVRTYGSLALGCNRQTDALQLLGDMQAAGVQPSVQVFSALIGCASRRLDYVYLRLVLRAMREHNVPPNDIIITQLEHASQYPPNYNQYKFRNTYLSQIDGFRGYYHQWLTTMPAQETGGPERVHPAETRQDGHQQAAAAVRRHRKQHS, translated from the exons ATGTTGCAGTGTGTGTCTCGGTCGTGTTTGAGGAACGGGAGAAGCATCGTAGACTACGTCGTCAGATACGGCTCTACTCAGACAGCACGAGGTCTGTCGAGCATGGGCTCCGGTAGCACTGTGAGAGCTCCACGTTCCTGGTCGGTTCACCCGGTAACGGACATCAACCGAAGAGCCTTCACAGGGTCTGTGTCGGTGAGTTCTAGAAGAACCAGGGATGTCCAGGAATCACCGACCGCTCCCGCCCGCATGGGCCGGGCTGGGAGCGACCTGGGCGTTGAGGACTTCGGATCTCTTTCCGCTGATTTTTCCTCCAGACGGGCCTTCCGGAAGACCACCCCAGAGCTGCAGGATATGTTGTACCGGGAGGAGAGGCAGGCGGccgggcaggaggaggagagggagccggAGGTCTTCAGATCTAGGACTGGTCGGAGGAACAcacagtactggtacttcctccAGTGTAAAAGACTCATCAAGGAGAACAAG CTGTCTGAGGCCCTGTCCATGTTCCAGAGGGAgatgttggagggagagagactcccACCTGAGGAATATAACTACACTGTCCTGATAGGAGGCTGTGGGCGAGCAGGACATCTCAAACACGCCTTCAAACTCTACAACGAC ATGAAGAAGAGAGGTCTGGTTCCTAGCGACGCCACCTACACCGCTCTGTTCAACGCCTGTGCCGAGTCACCACGGAAACAAGCCGGGCTGCAGCAAGCCATCCACTTGGAGCAGGAGCTGCGGCGGAAGAACCATCCCCTCAGTGACATCACATACCATGCCCTGCTGAAGACACACGCCCTCACCAACCACCTTCGAGCCTGTTTACACACACTACGG gaCATGCTACAGGCTGGTCATGCAGTAACTCAGGAGACCTTCCACTTCCTGCTGATGGGCTGTGTGAGAGACCGAGACACTGGCTTCAGACAGGCCCTGcag gtgtatCGTCAGATGTTGAGGATGGGGATTCGTCCCGACGTCCAGAACTACAACCTGCTGCTCCGCGCGGCTAGAGATTGTGGGATAGGTAACCCCGCCGTGGCCTCTGCCCTGCTGCTGACCTCTGATTGCGGCCAGGAAGGTCAAGCGgtaaaggtcaggggtcaggggtcggCTCCGCTGGACGTCGACGCTCTGGAGAGTCAACTGTTCACACAACACCCCGACAACGACCTTAGTCACCATAACAATGACGCCACTCACTGTAGCAATGACCCCAGTAACCATAGCAATGACCCTAGCAACATCCTCAGTCACCATAGCGACCTGGACAGTAGTGTGGTCGCCCCGATAACAACCCAACTGGTGATggtgaggaagggaggagagcaaGAGGCTCCCATTGGCTCTCTCCCCAGTCTGTCAGGAACCAGTTCCCACCCCCCCAACCTGCTGGACCTATCAGTGGGCAGGGCTAAAGAGGGGGGTGTGGTCTCGCTTGGTGTGGTGAGCGGAATGTTCGATAGGCTGGCGCTGATGGGCGGGGCCCAGGGCTTCCTGGATAAGATGGCCACTGCGGGGCTCTGCCCAGACATCAGAACTCTCACACTATTAGCTGACACCATGGAGCCCGGCATCCAATCACTGCACAGCCTGCTGGCGGTCGCTAAGCAACACGGTGTGAAGCTGGACGCAGCGTTCTACAACAGTGTGATCCGCAGGGCAGCACGTGCTGGAGACCTACAAGAGgctaag gcggTGATGTGTGCGATGCAGGAAAGACGTGTGCGTGCGGATGTACGGACGTACGGCAGTCTGGCTCTGGGCTGCAACAGACAGACCGATGCCCTACAGCTGCTGGGGGAcatgcag GCGGCGGGGGTGCAGCCCAGTGTGCAGGTGTTCTCTGCTCTTATTGGCTGTGCCAGCAGGAGGCTGGACTATGTGTATCTGAGGCTGGTGCTTAGAGCCATGAGGGAACACAACGTCCCACCTAATGACATCATCATCACTCAGCTAGAACACGCCTCCCAGTACCCGCCCAACTATAAccag tataAGTTTAGGAATACCTACCTGTCTCAGATTGATGGTTTCCGTGGCTACTACCACCAGTGGCTGACCACCATGCCCGCCCAGGAGACAGGAGGACCTGAGAGAGTCCACCCGGCAGAGACGAGACAAGATGGACatcagcaggcagcagcagcagtaagaCGACACCGCAAGCAACacagctga